A region from the Ciconia boyciana chromosome 1, ASM3463844v1, whole genome shotgun sequence genome encodes:
- the ICOSLG gene encoding ICOS ligand isoform X2 — MEPQGYGFLLLLLHILRAVMALEEKIIVSKLGDNATLSCIYRGRELHLKNLRVYWQIADDQEECSVVHALISGQDNESEQCIHFKNRTQLFWDRLENGDFSLLLLNVSQSDERTYKCVVLQKTEYTRVIHQAEVVLSLAASYSQPILSGPLRNSNSTGEEVTFSCRSGNGYPEPNVYWINKTDNSHLPPSELKITPHADGTYSVFSTLKVKATSNMQIECSVENKILRENLSANYTQQKQNNGSSTESHKNLEKNGRGAQAAGIVSIVILIGLLAVLTCWLWRRRSSKLVSYTDVQPNEDKGGLNW; from the exons TTATGGCACTGGAGGAGAAGATCATCGTCAGTAAACTTGGAGACAACGCTACACTGAGTTGCATTTATCGAGGAAGAGAATTGCACTTAAAAAATCTACGAGTATATTGGCAAATAGCTGATGATCAAGAAGAGTGTTCAGTTGTACATGCACTGATCTCTGGTCAAGACAATGAAAGTGAACAGTGtattcactttaaaaacagGACTCAGTTATTCTGGGATAGATTGGAAAATGGCGATTTTTCTCTGCTACTACTAAACGTCAGCCAGAGTGATGAACGTACGTACAAATGTGTAGTACTGCAGAAAACTGAATATACCAGAGTGATTCACCAGGCAGAAGTGGTTCTCAGTTTAGCAG CTAGTTATAGCCAACCAATACTCAGTGGACCGTtaagaaacagcaacagcacTGGAGAGGAGGTGACTTTCAGCTGCAGGTCCGGCAATGGATACCCAGAGCCCAATGTTTATTGGATAAATAAAACGGACAACAGCCATCTGCCTCCATCAGAGCTAAAGATCACCCCCCACGCCGATGGCACTTACAGTGTTTTTAGCACGCTGAAGGTTAAAGCCACTTCTAACATGCAAATAGAGTGCTCcgtagaaaataaaatactgcgGGAAAATCTGTCAGCCAACT acacacagcagaagcaaaacaatgGTTCTAGCACAGAAAGTCacaaaaacctggaaaaaaatggacgAGGTGCTCAAGCAGCTGGCATCGTTTCCATTGTCATCCTGATAGGTCTTCTAGCTGTTTTAACCTGCTGGCTGTGGAGACGGAGATCCTCTAAACTAGTGTCCTACACAG ATGTCCAACCAAATGAAGACAAAGGAGGACTCAACt GGTGA
- the ICOSLG gene encoding ICOS ligand isoform X1 has protein sequence MEPQGYGFLLLLLHILRAVMALEEKIIVSKLGDNATLSCIYRGRELHLKNLRVYWQIADDQEECSVVHALISGQDNESEQCIHFKNRTQLFWDRLENGDFSLLLLNVSQSDERTYKCVVLQKTEYTRVIHQAEVVLSLAASYSQPILSGPLRNSNSTGEEVTFSCRSGNGYPEPNVYWINKTDNSHLPPSELKITPHADGTYSVFSTLKVKATSNMQIECSVENKILRENLSANYTQQKQNNGSSTESHKNLEKNGRGAQAAGIVSIVILIGLLAVLTCWLWRRRSSKLVSYTDVQPNEDKGGLNSPV, from the exons TTATGGCACTGGAGGAGAAGATCATCGTCAGTAAACTTGGAGACAACGCTACACTGAGTTGCATTTATCGAGGAAGAGAATTGCACTTAAAAAATCTACGAGTATATTGGCAAATAGCTGATGATCAAGAAGAGTGTTCAGTTGTACATGCACTGATCTCTGGTCAAGACAATGAAAGTGAACAGTGtattcactttaaaaacagGACTCAGTTATTCTGGGATAGATTGGAAAATGGCGATTTTTCTCTGCTACTACTAAACGTCAGCCAGAGTGATGAACGTACGTACAAATGTGTAGTACTGCAGAAAACTGAATATACCAGAGTGATTCACCAGGCAGAAGTGGTTCTCAGTTTAGCAG CTAGTTATAGCCAACCAATACTCAGTGGACCGTtaagaaacagcaacagcacTGGAGAGGAGGTGACTTTCAGCTGCAGGTCCGGCAATGGATACCCAGAGCCCAATGTTTATTGGATAAATAAAACGGACAACAGCCATCTGCCTCCATCAGAGCTAAAGATCACCCCCCACGCCGATGGCACTTACAGTGTTTTTAGCACGCTGAAGGTTAAAGCCACTTCTAACATGCAAATAGAGTGCTCcgtagaaaataaaatactgcgGGAAAATCTGTCAGCCAACT acacacagcagaagcaaaacaatgGTTCTAGCACAGAAAGTCacaaaaacctggaaaaaaatggacgAGGTGCTCAAGCAGCTGGCATCGTTTCCATTGTCATCCTGATAGGTCTTCTAGCTGTTTTAACCTGCTGGCTGTGGAGACGGAGATCCTCTAAACTAGTGTCCTACACAG ATGTCCAACCAAATGAAGACAAAGGAGGACTCAACt cacCTGTCTAA